DNA sequence from the Pseudomonas fluorescens Q2-87 genome:
TCTTCAGCTCATCCGAGGGTTGACGATGATGCAGCACCAGCGCCACGTCATTGTTCTTCAGCGTTGCAGTCAGTTGCTTAAGGCTTTCGGCGGTCCATTCGGCATCGGGCCGGGTATCGGTGCTGATTCCGTCAAGGTTGAGCCCGCTGATCAGATAACCGAAATGTTCGCTCAGGCTGACCACGCTCAGGTTATTGGCACCGGCGAGACTTTTTTCGCTACCGGCGCTGAGTTTGAGCAGGCGTTGCTTGAGGGTTGCCAGGTTGGCGTCGATCTTCGGTTTGGCCGTCGGCGCCAGGCGCACCAGGTCGGCGGCGATCACGTCGGCCATCCGACCGAGGTTATGGCTGGCCATCCAAGGCTGGCTTGCCAAGCCGTCGGTCATGCCCGGTTGTACGGCAATACCGGGCAGGGCGCCGTCCACCGGGCGGGCGGCGTCGATTTCGACGATACGGATGTTGCTGCGCCGGGCCATGGGATACAGCGGATCGTCCGGCCACAGCGAGCGCAGGCCGATGACCCCGTCGGCCTCGCTGGCGAGTTCGCTCAGGGCCGCGGCGCCACGGCCGCTGAAATAGGCGCTCTGGCGAGTGCCAGGCAGATTGGCAGGCGCAGCCCTTTCCAGCTTGATGTCGGTGTCTTTGAGCAAGGCCTCGCCCAACCCATAGGTGACCGGCAGCGACGCCAGCAGATGCACCGGTTTGCTTTCGGCGGCGAATGAAGCGGTAGCGACCGCGCCGCAAAGGGTCACGGCCAAGGCCAGGTGTCGCAATGAAAAAACCATTTATCCAAGATTCCCTTTAAGGCTGGGGACAACGCCACGGGCGATGGCGCTCAAGGCGAACGCGATGCCGGCTACCAAAATGATGGCGGCACCGGACGGGATTGGCAGGTCGAACACAATCGGCGCGAGAATCCCGCACAAAGTGCTGACGGTGGCGATCAACACGGAACACCAGAAAAAACCTTTCAACGACTGGCTCAGCAAACGCGCCGCCGCCGCTGGGATCACCAATAGGGCGCCAACCAGAATGGCACCGATGACTTTCACCGCTGCCACGGTGATCAACGTCACCAGAACCACGAACAGATAATCCAGGGTCTTCACCGCCACCCCGCGCACCGCCGCCAGCTGCGGATTGAAGCTGGCGAGCATGATGCGGTTGTACAGCGGTAGCGCCAGGGCCATCACCAGCGAACCGACCACGGCCAACACCAGAAGATCATTGCCGTTGACCGTCAACACCGAGCCAAACAGCACGTTCTCCAGGATGTGTACATTGATCTTGCCCGCCAGGATCAACAGCAGGCTGGCGCCCAGGGCCAGGGACACCGACAGGAAGACGCCGATCAGTGTGTCTGGCGCCAGGCCGGTGCGGTTGTGCAGGTAATTGAGCAGGATGCCGAACAGCAGGCAATAACCGAACAGACTGCCGTAAGGCCCGGTATAGGGTTCGCCGAGCAGGATGCCGACTGCCACGCCGGTCAGCGCCGCATGGCCGACCGCCTCGGAGAAAAACGCGAAGCGCTTGACCACCACCAGCGTGCCGAGGCCACCCAGCACCGGGCCGATCAACAGTCCGGCCAGCAACGCGTTGACGACGAACCCGTATGCCAACGCCTCGGGCAAATAGCCGGATGATGCCCAGCCTTGGACCATCAAGCGAAAGGCTTCATAACTCATCAGACAGTGCTCCCATTCGTTCGCGGATGGGTGGAAAACAGCGTCAACAGACGTTCTGGCGTCAGGGTCTGGCGTGGCGGGCCGTCGAACAGCACCCGGCGATTCAGGCCGGTGACGCGGTCCGCCAGGCGCCCGACGGCCTCCAGGTCATGTTCGATCCACAACACGGTGATTCCGGCTTGGCGCCAGTCCTGCAGCAGCCGTTCGAATACTTGGATACCGGCCTCATCCAGGGCCGACATCGGCTCATCCAGTACCAACAGTTGCGGCGCAGGAATCAGCCCCTGGGCCAGCAGCACTCGCTGGCGCTCACCGCCGGACAGCGCGCCCATGCGTCGCTTGCGCTTGTCCTGCATGCCGACCCGCTCCAGGGCCTGGCCAATGGCGCCAGCGTAATGCTTGCTCAGGCCGAGAAAGGCCGGTCGCCGCTGACACATCGCCGCCATGAAATCATCCACCGTCATGGGCAGCCCCCGATCGAACTCCAGTGCCTGGGGTACGTAGCCGATGACGCCGGGTTCGCCCGGCCATTGCAGGCTCAAACGCCCCTGGTGCGGCATTTGCCCCAGCAAGGTCTTGATCAGCGAACTCTTGCCGCCGCCGTTGGGGCCGACCAGGGCATGGATACTGCCGGGCGCCACCTGAAAGGCCACGTGATCGAGAATAGTGGTGCGGCCCAGGTTCAGGCTGACCTCGGCGAACTCGATCAAGGGGCCGACGCGTTGCAGGGTGATGGGTTCCTGAACAGTCATGCGCCGGACTCCTGGATCGCCCTGACCACGGTATCGAGGTTGCCGGTCATTTCCTTTTCGTATTTCTCGGCACTGTAGTCGCCGTAGGAAATATGGGAGAGCGGGTAGAGCTTCACGCCCGATTCACGCTGGATGGTGTCGACGTAGGTGGAGGGAAAATCCATCTCCGAGAAGATCACTTTCACATCCAGTTCGCGCAGTTGGTCGATGGTTTTTTTCAACTGGCTGGGGCTCGGTTCGATGCCATGGGCCGGCTCGACCACGGCGGTCACTTCCAGGCCGAATTCGCGCAACAGGTAATCGTAGGCGGCGTGTACGGTGGCGACCCGCAACTCGGCGTTGGGTGCCTGGGTCAGCTTCGCCAGGGCGTCGGCACGCATCTGCCGCAGACGCTTGCCGTAGGCGCGTGCATTCTGGGTATAGACCTTGGCGTTGTCCGGGTCGAGCTTGCCCAATTCCCGGGCGATGCTATTGACCTGGGCGATCGAGGCGCTGATGGACAGGAAGGTGTGTGGGTTGACGACCTTGCCCGCGCCTCGGGCCGCCGTACCGGTGGCGGCCAGCAATGGCACGTTTTCGTTGGCCTCGATCACCTTCACGTTTGGTGTTTCGCTGGCGGCGATCATGCGGTCGGCAAAATCGTCGTGACCGACGCCATTGAGCACGATCACATCGAGGCCGCTGATGCGCTTGATGTCCTCGGCGCGAGGTTCATAGGCATGTGGATTGAACCCGGCCGGGATCAGCGGCACCACTTCGGCCTTGTCGCCGACAATGTTCGCCACGTAGCTGTAATACGGGTGCAAGGTGATGCCGATGCGCAGGCGCTTGGTTGTTTCGGCTCCGGCCTGGGCAGTGAACAGGCAGGCCAGCAGGCCGATCAGCAGCAGGCGCAGCGAGGGTCGGCGTAGAGGTGCAATAGGCATGGGCGAACATTCTTCTCTGGAATCAGGCGTGGGGTCAGTGCCGGTGCTGGCGGGTCACGCCCGCATCGAATTGCGCGACGATTTGCTGCCAGCCGGCGGCGGATAAAGCGGCATCATCCAGCGCAGTGGGTGCCGTTGGAGCATTGCCTCGGTTGAGCCAGATGTCCGGGGCGGCGTCGGACGTTTCGCTGATGCGCATCAGAAACGAGCCAGCGACGGCTGGGCGAGGACTTGCGCCGAAGTAGGCGCGATCCTCCAGCTGTTGCCAGGCATGGCCGCCGCGGCTGACGGAGCTGGCGTCCTGGGCGAACGGGGCAAAGCCTTCATCGGCCAGCGTCTGCGGGGCGGGCAGGGACTGCTGGTCCTCGCGCAGCAGGTGAATTTCATCCAGGGTCACCCGCAGATCGGCATAGATGCCTTGTTCCGCGGCGTCGAGGTCGCGGCGAGCGTCTATCTGGTTCGAGGCGAGTTGAGCGGTGTCTTCGATTTTGCCGTGCCACGCCACCACGGACCCGGCCGCCAGGACGATGATCAGGCAGAGCAGCAACACATAAAGGGTTTCATGGCCGGCGCCGGCGGGGCGAATCACTTGGGTGGTGGGGCTGTTCATGGGGCCTCGATGTCGGCTTGGTCGATTTCCACCACGTGGCCGGGGCCAGCGTCGAAGAGCACGTAGAATTCGGCGTTCGGTTTCTTGAAGGTCACCGTCGAGTCGGCGCCGAGCTTGCCCGGCACCAGGATGGTTTCGTCGTAGCCGATCACGTCCAGGGTCACCCCAGGTGCACCGCTGCCGTCGGAAAAACCACCGGTGCACTGGATCTGTTCGGCGTCGATGGCCTTGCATTGGCACATCGGGTTATGGGCCAGGGCGCTGGTGCTTGCACTTGCGCAGAGCAACAGCGCCACACCATTGAGACAGGCGCGCAAGGTCATGGTCGGGCTCCTTGAGTGTTCAGCCAGGCGACGGTGGCCGGGGAGGCCTGGCTCAGGGGAATGGCGGCCTGGTGCATCGAACCGTCCCAGCCCTCCAGGGTTATCCACAGCTCTGCGTCGGGTTGGGTCTTCGCCGGCACCGGCAACAAGGCACCCATGCGATAGGGCGAACCGAAGAAAATCACCCCGGCTGCCCGCAGGCTGCGGGGTTTACCGATGCGCAGGTAGGTGGCCTTGACCTGGCTGATGCAGGCTTGGCACAACGCGGCGTTGAAATGCTTCATTGGCCCGGCCGGGCCGTTCGGGCGTGGGGCTTCATTGCGAAATTCGGCTAGGCGCAGACTCCATGGGCCAACCTGAACCTCGCCGATCTCCCGTTCGCCGAGCCCGGTATCGCCGCGAAACAACGCCGCTTCCGAGAAATACTTTGGCATGAATCCCAGGGGAATCAGCAGCAGCAACACGTTGAGGTGAAAACGCCATTTGCGCCAGAACAGGCTCAGGCGTGACGGTGGCGAGGCTGTGTTGGGCGCGGTCACAGGTTGCCCTCCGGCGAATCACGGTGCATGGACGGCTGCAACGATTGCGCAACTCGAACGGGTTTCTGGCTGCGCTTGAACGCATTGGCGGTGGCCAAGGTGGTGCGTTTGGTCCAGATCAGCAGGCCACTGAGGACCATCATGCTGAGGATCAGACCGAAGAAGAACCAGATGAGCTTGATCCAGATTCCACCAAAATCCCCGGTGTGCAGCGGACGCATGGACTCGGTGACGAATTCCAGCGCCGTACGGTCGGTCAACAGCCTGGAGGCCGCCACATCGCCGTTGTAAGGGTTGAGCGTGGCGGTCTGGTACATCAGGGGGTACCAACCACGGCCGCCGATTTCCAGATGACTGTAGGCATTGCCGGGCAGGCTGATAAAACTCGCTTCCAAGCCAGGGATGCGCTGTTGGGCGATTTCAATGGCCCGGTCGAGGCTCAGTTGCGTCGGCGCAACGCCGTCGGCTGACAGAGGCACGTCTTCGCGGGCGACGACGGGAATGACAGGTGCGCTGGAAATGGAGATCTGGTTGTCAGACAGTGAGGCTTCGATCAGGAACCAAGTGCCGGTGATGGAGATAACCGCGATGAACCAGATCGACCAGATACCGCTCAGCCGGTGGAAGTCGCCCCAGAAAATGCGTGCGCCATGACGCAACCGCAGGGTTGGACGGAAAAAGCCTTTCCAGAAGCGCTTGTAGACCACCAGCCCGGTTATCAGCGACGCCAGTAACGGTAGGCCCAGAAGCGACACCAGGTACCAGCCCCAACTGTAGCCGTTGGTGAATGGCACCAACCACCAACCGTGCAGCGCGCGGGTGAAGCCCCTGAAGTTGAACGCCGGCGCCGAGCCCTGGACAACGCCGCTGTACGGGTTGACGTAGACCGTGTCGGGGCGCCCGTCGGGGTAGGTCACCTTGACCTCCAGCGCAAAATGCGACTCGTCCGGACGTGCGATGCCCTGCACCTGGGTTTGCGGCTGGGCTTGCTTGATTGCGGCAATGACTTGGTCGTAGCTGAGCAGCGGGGCGTCGTCCGATGGCTTGCTTGCGCGCATGTCGGGGTTTACCAGCCAGACGATTTCCTGGCTGACCACCGCGAGGGTGCCGGTCACGCAAACGATGAGCACGAAAAACCAGATGGGCAGGGCCAGCCAGCTATGAACCAGGAACCAGAGTTTGGAGCGGGACTTCTTCGACATGATTGAACGTCTTGATTCGATGAAAGGCTCGGTATTACGGGCTTCGCAACACCCTGAACCCTGAAAGGCCGGCCGTGGCTTTTGCCGACGCGGCCTGCTGCATCTAATTAAGACGAACGAGCAAAGGAAATCCTGAAGGGGAAGATGAAAGAAAATGTTTCTCGTTTATGTCTGTGGTTTCGTGGCGAGGGAGCAAGCTTCCTCGCCACCGTTGTTGGCCTGGGAACAGGTCAGCCTTGCTGTTGGAACATTTCTCTGGCCCGCTGCTCGATTTGCTCCTGAGTCAGGTCCTCCTTGTGCGTCGCCAGGAACCACACATGCCCATAGGGATCTTTCAACGTGCCGGTGCGATCGCCATAGAACTGGTCCTTGACCTCGGAGATCACCTTGCCGCCGGCGGCAATGGCCTGGGCAAATGCGCGGTCTACGTCCTCGACATATAAATGCAGGCCCACCGAGGGCGATAGGTCGGGGTTGCTCAGCGGGCCTTGGTCGCAAGGCGTGCCGAGCATGATCGGATAGCCATTGATCCGCAGCTCGGCATGTCCGATGCCACCGTCGGGCATGGCCAGGCGCATGACCTCGGTCGCATTGAAGGCCTGTTTGTAGAAATCGATGGCTTCGGCCGCTTTCTGAATACCCAGGTAGGGAGTGATATTACGGAAATCTTCGGGAACGGCTTGAACGCCCATGACGTTTCTCCTTTTTGTTATGGGAGGCGAAGAGAGTCTTCGTCGATTTTTGCTCATCCACTATAGGTCAGCCGTCATGGACGGGGTCATGGCCCGACGAACGCCTCACGGTTGTTCCAGCAAATGCGCCCCCGGCCCCTGTTTGCCTAGCGCATCGCCTTGGTTACGCAGCGGACACGCTTGCATCGACAGGCAGCCGCAGCCTATGCAGCCGTTGAGTCGATCGCGCAGCGCTATCAGTTGGTTGATGCGCTCGTCCAGGTCGCGGCTCCACTGCGCCGACAAGACTTTCCAGTCCGCTGCGGTAGGGGCGCGGTGGTCCGGCAGGGTTTGCAGCGCTTCGCCGATCTCCGCCAAGGGAATGCCCAAGCGTTGGGCGACTTTGATCAGCGCCACACGGCGTAACACTTCCCGTGGATAGCGGCGTTGGTTGCCCTGATTGCGCGTGCTTTTGATCAGCCCCTTGGATTCATAAAAATGCAGGGCCGTGACCGCCACGCCGCTGCGGGCGGCTAGCTGGCCGACAGTGAGTTCCTTATGGACATTTATCGGCGTCATTACCTGAATTTCCTGCTTGACCTAAAGTTAACTAGAGGTTTTACCCTGCACGCCTTCGGATCGCAAGATCCGCCTTACCTGCAATCGGGGGCCTCCATGCAATCGCCAAGGAACAATCACAGCTTTACCCAACTGATGGAATTCGACATCGAACCGCAGTGGCGACAGGCGCTGGTCGCGGTGCTGTCGGAATACACCGAGCGCCTGGCGCGGGATCACCAAGGTTTGCTGAATGCCAGTATCCAGGCCAGTGAGGACGGTCGGCGCGTGCTCAATTATCTGCGTTGGCGAACCCGCGAGGAGGGCGAAGCGGCGCTGCGAAGCCTGGAAAGCGGCGAGCGGGATTTCTGGCAACTGATTCAGGCGCACCGAGCCAAAGCCGTGACGTTCGGCTCGTTTCAGGTGGTGCGCAACATCGAACGCAGCCTGGACGATGCGCTGCATTGCCGGTTGGTTGATTAAGCGCAGCGGCCGATCCGCAAAGACAATAGCCACTATCGAAAGGGTTGATTTCTGCCGCGCGGGGCCGGCGGGTAGCCTTTGTTCATCGCCCAACTACAGAACATCGGACACCCGCCATGAACCGTCTCCTTGCTGTCTCGTTGCTGCTGACTGCCACCGTATTGAGCGGTTGCGCCACTTCCTCTCCGGAGCTGCGTCCCTACACTGCCGACGAGGCTCGTGAATTAGCCTTGGAAGCCTTGAATCGGCGAGGCCTGTCGTTCGAGGAGTACCACGCGAAAAAGACCGAGTTGCTCGGCACCGCGCAGAAAAACGTGGGCTTCGACGACCGGGGCGAGATGAGCGCCGAGCGGGTCGAGCAACGGCCGGGCCGGTCAAGCTGACAGACTGTACCGCTCGAAGTTTTGCCCAACTGTCCATGGGTTTGCACCGGGACGTGGGGTAGGGTCGTGACTCGACTGGCTGCTCCGACGGATTGACCTGACATGACCCTTTCGCTTGACCTGTTGCTGGGCTTCGCCCTGTTTGCCCTGGTGACGTCGATCACGCCAGGCCCGAACAACACCATGTTGTTGGCCTCGGGTGTCAACTTCGGTTTCAACCGCACCATTCCTCACATGCTGGGTATCACCTGCGGCTTCTTTTCCCTGGTGCTGGCGGTGGGCCTTGGCCTGGGCGCGGTGTTCCAGACGTACCCTCTGCTCTATACGGCGCTGCGCTACATCGGTGCGGCATACCTGCTGTACCTGGCCTGGAAAATAGCTCATTCCGGTCCAGTCTCGGAAAGCCAGCCCGGGGAAAACACACCGATCAGCTATTGGGGCGCCGCAGCATTCCAGTGGGTCAATCCCAAGGCCTGGATCATGGCAATCGGCGCCATCAGCACTTACACGCCCCTGCAGGGTTATTTTTTCAATGTGGTGGTGATCGCGGCAGTCTTTGCTTTGATCAACCTGCCAAGCGTGAGCCTGTGGGTGGTGTGCGGTAGCCTGTTGCGCAACCTGCTGCGTGATCGCCGCTGGCTGCGCGTGTTCAACTGGGGCATGGCCCTGTTGCTGATCGCCTCGCTGTACCCGTTGTTGCTTGAAAGCATCAGTTGAGGGCTGAGCTTCGGCGCGATGCCTGCTAAGCTCGCTGTTCGGGAGCGTTCCTACGCACTTTTAAACGAAGTCCGACTTCTTTAGGGTCTTTGATCAGGTATTGCTAGTCTCGAACCCAACGAGGGCGCCTGATCCCGGAGCAGGCTCTGCGAGTTTCCTATGAATAAACGTCCTTTATATTTCGACTACGCCGCCACCACGCCGGTGGACGAGCGGGTCATCCAGGTCATGGTCAAGTGTCTGGGCTTTGACGGCAATTTCGGCAACCCGGCCTCCAGTTCCCATGCCTTCGGCCAGGAGGCCCGGCGCTCGGTGGAGCGCGCGCGCCAGCAGGTGGCGCAGTTGGTGGGGGCTCAGGTCGAACAAATCGTCTGGACGTCCGGCGCCACCGAATCGAACAATCTGGCTCTCAAAGGCGTCGCCCACGCGCGTGGCGGGGGCGGCGGGCATATCATCACCAGCCTGATCGAACACAAGGCGATTCTCGATACGGCACGGCAGCTCGAAGAAAGTGGCGTTGCGGTGACTTGGCTGGCCCCGGACGCCGAGGGCCTGATCAGCCCGCAAGCCGTTCGCCAGGCAATGCGCGAAGATACGTTCCTGGTGTCGCTGATGCTGGTGAACAACGAGCTGGGCACCGTCAATGACGTCGCTGCCATCGGCGAGATCGTTCGCCAGCAGGGTACGCTGTTGCATGTGGACGCGGCCCAGGGCGCCGGAAAAGTGAAAATTGACCTGGCTCGTTGGCCGGTGGACCTGATGTCTTTTTCCGCCCACAAGATCTACGGGCCCAAGGGCATCGGTGCGCTTTATGTCGGCGACCGTGCGCGGCCGCGGCTGTCGGCGCAGATTCATGGCGGTGGACATGAAGGCGGGTTGCGCTCCGGCACCCTGGCTACCCATCAGATCGCTGCCATGGGCGCCGCATTTGAACTCGCGGCCGAGGCATTCGATGATGAACTGGCAAAAATCGCCCGGTTGCGCAATCGTTTGCTTGAGCCGTTGCTGGCCCTGCCAGGTGTCCGTATAAACGGCAGCGCGACCCGACGAATCCCCCACACGTTGAGCCTGACCTTCAACGAGGGTGAATTCAACCCGGCGACGTTGGGCGCCTCCATAGCGTTTTCCGCGACCTCGGCCTGCAATTCCGCACATAACACCCCATCGCACGTGTTGCTGGCCCTGGGGCACGATGCGCGCGCGGCGGGGCGAACCATTCGCCTGAGCCTGGGGCGCTTTACCACCGAGCAGGATATCGACGAGGCGGTGCGGCTGATCAAGGCAGTCTGCGCGGCGGCTCCGGCGTTTTGGGCAACCACACCATAAGCCGAACCTATTCGGCACCGAACAACAATATTGAACAGCAGGAGAAACGATGAGCACCGAACCTTTGACCCATGGACTGGTTCCCCAGCGCCTGGCCCGGATTCGCCAACTGATGAGTCGCGAAGGCATTCATGCGCTGTTGGTGCCATCGGCCGACCCGCATCTGTCGGAATATCTGCCGGGTTATTGGCAGGGCCGGCAATGGCTGTCGGGGTTCCATGGCTCGGTGGGCACCTTGATCGTGACCGCCAGTTTCGCCGGCGTCTGGGCCGATAGTCGTTATTGGGAGCAGGCCACCAAGGAGCTTGACGGCAGCGGTATCGAGCTGGTCAAGCTCATTCCAGGCCAGCCTGGGCCGCTCGATTGGCTCGCAGAACAAACGCCTCAAGGTGGGGTGGTTGCCGTCGACGGCGCCGTCATGGCCGTGGCATCGGCCCGGACCTTGAGCGGCAAGCTTGAGGAACGCGGCGCGCGGTTGCGCGCCGACATCGATCTGCTCAACGAAGCCTGGTCCGATCGGCCAGACCTGCCTGATCAACCGGTCTACGCGCACCTTCCTCCCCAAGCCACGATCAGCCGGGTCGAAAAGCTCGCCAAGTTGCGTGAAACCCTCAAGGAGCGTGGTGCCGACTGGCATTTCATCGCCACGCTCGATGACATCGCCTGGCTGTTCAACCTGCGCGGCGCGGATGTGTCGTTCAATCCTGTGTTCGTCTCCTTTGCCTTGGTCAGCCAGCAACAGGCGACGCTGTTCGTCGCGTTGGACAAGGTTGACGCGTCGCTGCGTGCCGTTCTAAAGCAAGACGGGGTGACCCTGCGCGACTACAGCGAAGTGGCTGGCGCGTTGCGGGAGGTGCCCGTCGGCGCGAGTCTGCTGGTCGATCCGGCAAGAGTGACCGTCGGCCTGCTGGACAACGTGGACGGCGGTGTGAAGCTGGTCGAAGGACTCAATCCGACGACACTGGCCAAATCCCGGAAAAGCCTGGCCGACGCCGAGCACATCCGGCGGGCCATGGAGCAGGATGGTGCGGCGCTCTGTGAGTTCTTCGCCTGGCTGGAGGGTGCCTGGGGCCGTGAGCGTATTACCGAGTTGACCATCGATGAGCATCTGACCGCTGCGCGCACACGCCGCCCGGATTTTGTTTCCCTGAGCTTCAACACCATTGCTGCGTTCAACGCCAACGGTGCGATGCCTCACTATCACGCCACGGAAGAAGCCCATGCGGTCATCGAAGGCGATGGCCTGTTGCTGATCGATTCCGGTGGTCAGTACCTCGGCGGCACCACCGACATCACCCGCATGGTGCCGGTCGGAACGCCCACCGCCGAACAGAAGCGTGATTGCACCCGCGTGCTCAAGGGTGTGATTGCCCTGTCCCGAGCCAAGTTTCCTCGAGGCATTCTGTCGCCATTACTGGATGCCATCGCACGCGCGCCGATCTGGGCAGAACAGGTGGATTACGGGCACGGCACCGGTCATGGCGTCGGTTATTTCCTCAACGTCCATGAAGGACCGCAGGTGATTGCCTACCAGGCGGCTGCCGCGCCACAAACGGCGATGCAGGCGGGCATGATCACTTCCATCGAACCGGGCACCTACCGTCCCGGTCGTTGGGGTGTCCGCATCGAGAACCTGGTATTGAATCGCGAGGCAGGAAGCAGCGAGTTTGGCGATTTTCTCGAGTTCGAAACCCTGACCTTGTGCCCGATCGACACTCGCTGCTTGGAGCCAGCGCTGCTGACCCAAGATGAAAAGGACTGGTTCAATGCCTATCACGCCGAGGTTCAGCGTCGATTGAGTCCGTTGCTGGAAGGCGACGCGCTGCAATGGTTGAACACTCGGACATTGGCAATTTGATCTAACGGTCAGACGAGGGCTTCACGGACGAAGTCCAGCCGGTCCTGGCCGAAGAACAGTTCATCGCCGACGAACATGCTCGGGGCGCCGAACACTCCTCGCGCAATCGCTGCTTCGGTGGCTGTCTTGAGTGCTTCCTTGATTTGCACGTCAGCCGTCAGGGCCAGCACGTAACCGGGATCGAAGCCCTCCTTGTCCAGGACCGCAGCCACGGTCGCCGAGTCGTTGAGGTTGCGTGCGTCGACCCACAAAGCTCGAAACAGGCAATCGATGAAAGCTTCGAAGCGATCAGGCTGGCGCAGTTGCATGCCGGTTACGGCACGCATCAGCAACAGCGTATTGATCGGGAAATAGGGATTGAGATTGAAGGCAACGCCATAGCGTTTGGCGAAACGATTCAGATCCTTGAAAAGATAAGGACCCTTGGCCGGGATCGTTACCGGTGACGCGTTGCCCGTCGCCTTGAAGACCCCGCCCAGCAACATCGGACGATAGACCAGCGTACTGCCGGTCTGCACACAAAGCGTTGGTAACTGGGTGTAGGCCAGGTAGGCGGTCGGGCTGCCGAGGTCAAAGTAAAACTCCACCGATTTGCTCATCGTTCTGTGCTCTTGTTGTTATGGGGAGGGTTTACCAACGTTCGTTCCAAGGGCGCAGGTCCAGTTCAAAACTCCAGGCGTCGCGCGGCTGGCTGTGCAAGTACCAATAACTGTCGGCGATGTGGGCGGGATTGAGGATGCCGTCGTCATCTTTGGTCGCATATTTTTCCGGGAAGTTATCGCGGATGAAGTCCGTGTCGATGGCCCCGTCCACCACTACGTGGGCGACGTGAATATTCATCGGCCCCAGTTCACGCGCCATGCTCTGGGCCAGGGCGCGGATGCCATGCT
Encoded proteins:
- a CDS encoding metal ABC transporter solute-binding protein, Zn/Mn family, yielding MPIAPLRRPSLRLLLIGLLACLFTAQAGAETTKRLRIGITLHPYYSYVANIVGDKAEVVPLIPAGFNPHAYEPRAEDIKRISGLDVIVLNGVGHDDFADRMIAASETPNVKVIEANENVPLLAATGTAARGAGKVVNPHTFLSISASIAQVNSIARELGKLDPDNAKVYTQNARAYGKRLRQMRADALAKLTQAPNAELRVATVHAAYDYLLREFGLEVTAVVEPAHGIEPSPSQLKKTIDQLRELDVKVIFSEMDFPSTYVDTIQRESGVKLYPLSHISYGDYSAEKYEKEMTGNLDTVVRAIQESGA
- a CDS encoding antibiotic biosynthesis monooxygenase, whose protein sequence is MQSPRNNHSFTQLMEFDIEPQWRQALVAVLSEYTERLARDHQGLLNASIQASEDGRRVLNYLRWRTREEGEAALRSLESGERDFWQLIQAHRAKAVTFGSFQVVRNIERSLDDALHCRLVD
- the soxR gene encoding redox-sensitive transcriptional activator SoxR, with translation MTPINVHKELTVGQLAARSGVAVTALHFYESKGLIKSTRNQGNQRRYPREVLRRVALIKVAQRLGIPLAEIGEALQTLPDHRAPTAADWKVLSAQWSRDLDERINQLIALRDRLNGCIGCGCLSMQACPLRNQGDALGKQGPGAHLLEQP
- a CDS encoding VOC family protein, whose amino-acid sequence is MGVQAVPEDFRNITPYLGIQKAAEAIDFYKQAFNATEVMRLAMPDGGIGHAELRINGYPIMLGTPCDQGPLSNPDLSPSVGLHLYVEDVDRAFAQAIAAGGKVISEVKDQFYGDRTGTLKDPYGHVWFLATHKEDLTQEQIEQRAREMFQQQG
- a CDS encoding PepSY-associated TM helix domain-containing protein, coding for MSKKSRSKLWFLVHSWLALPIWFFVLIVCVTGTLAVVSQEIVWLVNPDMRASKPSDDAPLLSYDQVIAAIKQAQPQTQVQGIARPDESHFALEVKVTYPDGRPDTVYVNPYSGVVQGSAPAFNFRGFTRALHGWWLVPFTNGYSWGWYLVSLLGLPLLASLITGLVVYKRFWKGFFRPTLRLRHGARIFWGDFHRLSGIWSIWFIAVISITGTWFLIEASLSDNQISISSAPVIPVVAREDVPLSADGVAPTQLSLDRAIEIAQQRIPGLEASFISLPGNAYSHLEIGGRGWYPLMYQTATLNPYNGDVAASRLLTDRTALEFVTESMRPLHTGDFGGIWIKLIWFFFGLILSMMVLSGLLIWTKRTTLATANAFKRSQKPVRVAQSLQPSMHRDSPEGNL
- a CDS encoding LysE family translocator, yielding MTLSLDLLLGFALFALVTSITPGPNNTMLLASGVNFGFNRTIPHMLGITCGFFSLVLAVGLGLGAVFQTYPLLYTALRYIGAAYLLYLAWKIAHSGPVSESQPGENTPISYWGAAAFQWVNPKAWIMAIGAISTYTPLQGYFFNVVVIAAVFALINLPSVSLWVVCGSLLRNLLRDRRWLRVFNWGMALLLIASLYPLLLESIS
- a CDS encoding metal ABC transporter solute-binding protein, Zn/Mn family; translation: MVFSLRHLALAVTLCGAVATASFAAESKPVHLLASLPVTYGLGEALLKDTDIKLERAAPANLPGTRQSAYFSGRGAAALSELASEADGVIGLRSLWPDDPLYPMARRSNIRIVEIDAARPVDGALPGIAVQPGMTDGLASQPWMASHNLGRMADVIAADLVRLAPTAKPKIDANLATLKQRLLKLSAGSEKSLAGANNLSVVSLSEHFGYLISGLNLDGISTDTRPDAEWTAESLKQLTATLKNNDVALVLHHRQPSDELKTAITEGGSRLLVLSTDAADPVAELESNVGLVVAALTKN
- a CDS encoding metal ABC transporter permease — its product is MSYEAFRLMVQGWASSGYLPEALAYGFVVNALLAGLLIGPVLGGLGTLVVVKRFAFFSEAVGHAALTGVAVGILLGEPYTGPYGSLFGYCLLFGILLNYLHNRTGLAPDTLIGVFLSVSLALGASLLLILAGKINVHILENVLFGSVLTVNGNDLLVLAVVGSLVMALALPLYNRIMLASFNPQLAAVRGVAVKTLDYLFVVLVTLITVAAVKVIGAILVGALLVIPAAAARLLSQSLKGFFWCSVLIATVSTLCGILAPIVFDLPIPSGAAIILVAGIAFALSAIARGVVPSLKGNLG
- a CDS encoding metal ABC transporter ATP-binding protein, translated to MTVQEPITLQRVGPLIEFAEVSLNLGRTTILDHVAFQVAPGSIHALVGPNGGGKSSLIKTLLGQMPHQGRLSLQWPGEPGVIGYVPQALEFDRGLPMTVDDFMAAMCQRRPAFLGLSKHYAGAIGQALERVGMQDKRKRRMGALSGGERQRVLLAQGLIPAPQLLVLDEPMSALDEAGIQVFERLLQDWRQAGITVLWIEHDLEAVGRLADRVTGLNRRVLFDGPPRQTLTPERLLTLFSTHPRTNGSTV
- a CDS encoding DUF6162 family protein, which gives rise to MNSPTTQVIRPAGAGHETLYVLLLCLIIVLAAGSVVAWHGKIEDTAQLASNQIDARRDLDAAEQGIYADLRVTLDEIHLLREDQQSLPAPQTLADEGFAPFAQDASSVSRGGHAWQQLEDRAYFGASPRPAVAGSFLMRISETSDAAPDIWLNRGNAPTAPTALDDAALSAAGWQQIVAQFDAGVTRQHRH